A window from Corvus cornix cornix isolate S_Up_H32 chromosome 8, ASM73873v5, whole genome shotgun sequence encodes these proteins:
- the ABL2 gene encoding tyrosine-protein kinase ABL2 isoform X2, with protein sequence MSVGTVLFQSSSYGKEGKLLCCLGEGTSEPSTHFTEALHRPYGCEVEPQALNEAIRWSSKENLLGATESDPNLFVALYDFVASGDNTLSITKGEKLCVLGYNQNGEWSEVRSKNGQGWVPSNYITPVNSLEKHSWYHGPVSRSAAEYLLSSLINGSFLVRESESSPGQLSISLRYEGRVYHYRINTTSDGKVYVTAESRFSTLAELVHHHSTVADGLVTTLHYPAPKCNKPTVYGVSPIHDKWEMERTDITMKHKLGGGQYGEVYVGVWKKYNLTVAVKTLKEDTMEVEEFLKEAAVMKEIKHPNLVQLLGVCTLEPPFYIVTEYMPYGNLLDYLRECNREEVSAVVLLYMATQISSAMEYLEKKNFIHRDLAARNCLVGENHVVKVADFGLSRLMTGDTYTAHAGAKFPIKWTAPESLAYNTFSIKSDVWAFGVLLWEIATYGMSPYPGIDLSQVYDLLEKGYRMEQPEGCPPKVYELMRACWKWNPPDRPSFAETHQAFETMFHDSSISEEVAEELGRTASSSSIVPYLPRLPMLPSKTRTLKKQAENKENIEGTQDTVEHSASSSAPGFIRSTQPTGGSPALPRKQRDKSPSSLLEDAKETTFTRDRKGGFFSSFMKKRNAPTPPKRSSSFREMENQPHKKYELTGNFSSVASLQHVDGFSFAPAQQDTSLAPPKCYGGGFVQRTFYSEDGTGPSSAGGVSTGGGWSGITGFFTPRLIKKTLGLRAGKPTGNEEASKPFPRSNSTSSMSSGLPEQDRMAMTLPRNSQRSKIQLERTVSTSSQPEESTARASDLIPKRFEEGPALTRERPKAKLLPRGATALPFRTPSAAEEKEGPGLAAAPKGKEKNSGPRQGALEDGERTGWSSPVKAAAILPTTHNHKVPVLISPTLKHTPADVQLIGTDSQGNKFKLLSEHQVTSSGDRDRPRRVKPKCAPPPPPVMRLPQQPAACSDAAEELSSAAGAQHGLELSEGSKKAAAAAAAPVGGKSGRPVMPPPQVPLSSSSTSPVKMANGTAGTKVALRKTKQVAEKISADKISKEALLECADLLSSAIAEPTPNSQLVDTGHQLLDYCSGYVDCIPHTRNKFAFREAVSKLELSLQELQVSSTAAGVPGANPVLNNLLSCVQEISDVVQR encoded by the exons ATGAGTGTGGGGACAGTCCTCTTCCAGTCCAGCAGCTATGGCAAGGAGGGcaaactgctctgctgcctcGGCGAGGGCACCTCCGAGCCCAGCACGCACTTCACAG AGGCCCTGCACCGCCCCTACGGTTGCGAAGTCGAGCCCCAGGCACTGAACGAAGCCATCAGATGGAGCTCCAAGGAGAACCTGCTTGGAGCCACTGAGAGCGATCCCAATCTCTTTGTTGCACTTTACGATTTTGTAGCAAGTGGTGACAACACACTCAGCATCACCAAAG GTGAGAAGTTGTGCGTCCTGGGCTACAACCAGAATGGCGAATGGAGCGAGGTACGTTCGAAGAATGGGCAGGGCTGGGTACCAAGCAACTACATCACTCCAGTGAACAGCCTGGAGAAGCACTCGTGGTACCACGGGCCAGTGTCCCGCAGTGCAGCCGAGTACCTGCTGAGCAGCCTCATCAACGGCAGCTTCCTGGTGCGGGAGAGCgagagcagcccagggcagtTGTCCATCTCGCTCAGGTACGAAGGACGCGTTTACCACTACAGGATCAACACCACCTCGGATGGCAAG GTCTATGTGACGGCAGAAAGCCGTTTCAGCACCCTGGCAGAGCTCGTGCACCATCACTCGACGGTGGCAGACGGGCTGGTGACAACTCTGCACTACCCAGCACCCAAGTGCAATAAGCCCACGGTGTACGGAGTGTCCCCCATCCACGACAAGTGGGAGATGGAGCGCACCGACATCACCATGAAGCACAAGCTCGGGGGAGGGCAGTATGGAGAGGTCTACGTGGGGGTCTGGAAGAAATACAATCTCACAGTGGCTGTGAAAACGTTAAAG GAAGATACCATGGAGGTGGAGGAGTTCTTGAAAGAAGCAGCTGTGATGAAGGAGATCAAGCACCCCAATCTAGTGCAGTTGTTAG GTGTGTGCACCCTGGAGCCCCCCTTCTACATTGTGACGGAGTACATGCCCTACGGGAACCTGCTCGACTACCTGCGGGAGTGCAACCGCGAGGAGGTCAGTGCTGTCGTGCTGCTCTACATGGCCACCCAGATCTCCTCTGCCATGGAATACCTGGAGAAGAAGAACTTCATTCACAG GGACCTGGCAGCACGGAACTGCTTAGTTGGAGAAAACCACGTGGTGAAGGTGGCTGACTTTGGCTTAAGTCGACTCATGACGGGTGATACCTACACAGCCCATGCTGGGGCCAAGTTCCCAATCAAATGGACAGCTCCCGAGAGCCTGGCCTACAACACCTTTTCAATCAAATCAGATGTGTGGG CCTTTGGGGTGCTGTTATGGGAAATTGCTACCTATGGGATGTCACCGTACCCAGGCATTGACCTCTCTCAGGTGTATGATCTGCTGGAAAAGGGCTATCGGATGGAGCAGCCAGAGGGGTGCCCTCCCAAGGTGTATGAACTGATGAGGGCAT GCTGGAAGTGGAACCCACCAGACCGACCTTCCTTTGCTGAGACCCACCAGGCTTTTGAAACCATGTTTCATGACTCGAGCATCTCAGAGG aggTAGCAGAGGAGCTTGGAAGAACAGCTTCATCCTCATCCATAGTTCCTTACCTGCCCCGCTTACCCATGCTTCCCTCCAAGACGAGAACCCTGAAGAAACAGGCAGAGAACAAGGAGAACATTGAAGGAACACAGGACACTGTGGAGCACTCGGCGTCCAGCTCAGCACCAG GTTTCATCAGAAGCACACAGCCGACAGGCGGGTCCCCCGCACTGCCCCGCAAGCAGAGGGACAAGtcccccagcagcctcctggagGATGCCAAAGAGACCACGTTCACCAGGGACAGGAAAGGGGGCTTCTTCAGCTCCTTTATGAAGAAGAGGAATGCTCCCACGCCTCCCAAGCGCAGCAGTTCCTTCCGGGAGATGGAGAACCAGCCCCACAAGAAATACGAGCTGACGGGTAACTTTTCCTCTGTTGCCTCCTTGCAGCACGTGGATGGGTTCTCCTTTGCTCCCGCGCAGCAGGACACGAGCCTGGCACCCCCCAAGTGCTACGGAGGGGGCTTTGTGCAGAGGACCTTCTACAGCGAGGATGGCACTgggcccagcagtgctgggggtgtGAGCACTGGTGGAGGGTGGTCGGGCATCACTGGCTTCTTTACGCCACGCTTGATTAAAAAGACACTGGGTTTACGAGCAGGAAAACCCACTGGCAATGAAGAAGCTTCAAAGCCTTTTCCAAGGTCAAACTCTACATCTTCCATGTCCTCAGGGCTTCCAGAGCAGGATAGGATGGCAATGACCCTTCCCAGAAATTCCCAGAGGTCAAAAATTCAGCTGGAACGGACTGTGTCCACCTCCTCTCAGCCCGAAGAGAGCACGGCGAGGGCCAGTGACCTGATTCCCAAAAGGTTTGAAGAAGGCCCTGCTTTGACCAGAGAGAGACCAAAAGCAAAACTCTTGCCAAGGGGTGCCACAGCACTCCCTTTCCGAACTCCCTCCGCAGCGGAAGAAAAGGAGGGTCCAGGGCTAGCGGCAGCTCCtaagggcaaagaaaaaaacagtggcCCACGACAAGGGGCCCTTGAGGATGGCGAGAGGACAGGGTGGTCATCTCCGGTAAAGGCTGCAGCAATACTTCCAACCACTCATAACCACAAAGTGCCAGTCCTAATCTCACCCACTCTAAAACACACTCCAGCAGACGTGCAGCTCATTGGCACAGACTCTCAGGGTAATAAATTTAAGCTCTTATCTGAGCATCAGGTCACTTCTTCCGGCGACAGGGACCGGCCCAGACGGGTAAAACCAAAGTGTGCTCCACCTCCACCACCAGTGATGCGGCTCCCGCAACAGCCAGCTGCCTGCTCGGATGCAGCAGAAGAGCTGAGCAGCGCGGCGGGAGCGCAGCACGGACTGGAACTGAGCGAAGGGAGtaagaaggcagcagcagcagcagcagcacctgttGGTGGAAAATCTGGGAGGCCCGTGATGCCTCCGCCTCAAGTGCCTCTGTCATCGTCTTCCACCTCCCCAGTGAAAATGGCCAACGGCACGGCTGGCACCAAGGTAGCGCTGAGAAAGACCAAGCAGGTGGCCGAGAAAATCTCCGCAGACAAGATCAGCAAGGAGGCGCTGCTGGAGTGTGCGGATCTGCTCTCGAGCGCCATCGCCGAGCCCACGCCCAACAGCCAGCTGGTGGACACGGGGCACCAGCTGCTGGATTACTGCTCAGGCTACGTGGACTGCATCCCGCACACGCGCAACAAATTTGCCTTCCGGGAAGCCGTGAGCAAACTGGAACtcagcctgcaggagctgcaggtgtcCTCGACAGCTGCTGGCGTCCCTGGGGCAAACCCCGTCCTTAATAACTTATTGTCATGTGTCCAAGAAATCAGTGATGTGGTGCAAAGGTAG
- the ABL2 gene encoding tyrosine-protein kinase ABL2 isoform X3, protein MYWKLKLYQLTWGALPSEYPPQEALHRPYGCEVEPQALNEAIRWSSKENLLGATESDPNLFVALYDFVASGDNTLSITKGEKLCVLGYNQNGEWSEVRSKNGQGWVPSNYITPVNSLEKHSWYHGPVSRSAAEYLLSSLINGSFLVRESESSPGQLSISLRYEGRVYHYRINTTSDGKVYVTAESRFSTLAELVHHHSTVADGLVTTLHYPAPKCNKPTVYGVSPIHDKWEMERTDITMKHKLGGGQYGEVYVGVWKKYNLTVAVKTLKEDTMEVEEFLKEAAVMKEIKHPNLVQLLGVCTLEPPFYIVTEYMPYGNLLDYLRECNREEVSAVVLLYMATQISSAMEYLEKKNFIHRDLAARNCLVGENHVVKVADFGLSRLMTGDTYTAHAGAKFPIKWTAPESLAYNTFSIKSDVWAFGVLLWEIATYGMSPYPGIDLSQVYDLLEKGYRMEQPEGCPPKVYELMRACWKWNPPDRPSFAETHQAFETMFHDSSISEEVAEELGRTASSSSIVPYLPRLPMLPSKTRTLKKQAENKENIEGTQDTVEHSASSSAPGFIRSTQPTGGSPALPRKQRDKSPSSLLEDAKETTFTRDRKGGFFSSFMKKRNAPTPPKRSSSFREMENQPHKKYELTGNFSSVASLQHVDGFSFAPAQQDTSLAPPKCYGGGFVQRTFYSEDGTGPSSAGGVSTGGGWSGITGFFTPRLIKKTLGLRAGKPTGNEEASKPFPRSNSTSSMSSGLPEQDRMAMTLPRNSQRSKIQLERTVSTSSQPEESTARASDLIPKRFEEGPALTRERPKAKLLPRGATALPFRTPSAAEEKEGPGLAAAPKGKEKNSGPRQGALEDGERTGWSSPVKAAAILPTTHNHKVPVLISPTLKHTPADVQLIGTDSQGNKFKLLSEHQVTSSGDRDRPRRVKPKCAPPPPPVMRLPQQPAACSDAAEELSSAAGAQHGLELSEGSKKAAAAAAAPVGGKSGRPVMPPPQVPLSSSSTSPVKMANGTAGTKVALRKTKQVAEKISADKISKEALLECADLLSSAIAEPTPNSQLVDTGHQLLDYCSGYVDCIPHTRNKFAFREAVSKLELSLQELQVSSTAAGVPGANPVLNNLLSCVQEISDVVQR, encoded by the exons atGTACTGGAAACTGAAGCTGTATCAGCTCACCTGGGGAGCTCTGCCCTCCGAATATCCTCCACAAG AGGCCCTGCACCGCCCCTACGGTTGCGAAGTCGAGCCCCAGGCACTGAACGAAGCCATCAGATGGAGCTCCAAGGAGAACCTGCTTGGAGCCACTGAGAGCGATCCCAATCTCTTTGTTGCACTTTACGATTTTGTAGCAAGTGGTGACAACACACTCAGCATCACCAAAG GTGAGAAGTTGTGCGTCCTGGGCTACAACCAGAATGGCGAATGGAGCGAGGTACGTTCGAAGAATGGGCAGGGCTGGGTACCAAGCAACTACATCACTCCAGTGAACAGCCTGGAGAAGCACTCGTGGTACCACGGGCCAGTGTCCCGCAGTGCAGCCGAGTACCTGCTGAGCAGCCTCATCAACGGCAGCTTCCTGGTGCGGGAGAGCgagagcagcccagggcagtTGTCCATCTCGCTCAGGTACGAAGGACGCGTTTACCACTACAGGATCAACACCACCTCGGATGGCAAG GTCTATGTGACGGCAGAAAGCCGTTTCAGCACCCTGGCAGAGCTCGTGCACCATCACTCGACGGTGGCAGACGGGCTGGTGACAACTCTGCACTACCCAGCACCCAAGTGCAATAAGCCCACGGTGTACGGAGTGTCCCCCATCCACGACAAGTGGGAGATGGAGCGCACCGACATCACCATGAAGCACAAGCTCGGGGGAGGGCAGTATGGAGAGGTCTACGTGGGGGTCTGGAAGAAATACAATCTCACAGTGGCTGTGAAAACGTTAAAG GAAGATACCATGGAGGTGGAGGAGTTCTTGAAAGAAGCAGCTGTGATGAAGGAGATCAAGCACCCCAATCTAGTGCAGTTGTTAG GTGTGTGCACCCTGGAGCCCCCCTTCTACATTGTGACGGAGTACATGCCCTACGGGAACCTGCTCGACTACCTGCGGGAGTGCAACCGCGAGGAGGTCAGTGCTGTCGTGCTGCTCTACATGGCCACCCAGATCTCCTCTGCCATGGAATACCTGGAGAAGAAGAACTTCATTCACAG GGACCTGGCAGCACGGAACTGCTTAGTTGGAGAAAACCACGTGGTGAAGGTGGCTGACTTTGGCTTAAGTCGACTCATGACGGGTGATACCTACACAGCCCATGCTGGGGCCAAGTTCCCAATCAAATGGACAGCTCCCGAGAGCCTGGCCTACAACACCTTTTCAATCAAATCAGATGTGTGGG CCTTTGGGGTGCTGTTATGGGAAATTGCTACCTATGGGATGTCACCGTACCCAGGCATTGACCTCTCTCAGGTGTATGATCTGCTGGAAAAGGGCTATCGGATGGAGCAGCCAGAGGGGTGCCCTCCCAAGGTGTATGAACTGATGAGGGCAT GCTGGAAGTGGAACCCACCAGACCGACCTTCCTTTGCTGAGACCCACCAGGCTTTTGAAACCATGTTTCATGACTCGAGCATCTCAGAGG aggTAGCAGAGGAGCTTGGAAGAACAGCTTCATCCTCATCCATAGTTCCTTACCTGCCCCGCTTACCCATGCTTCCCTCCAAGACGAGAACCCTGAAGAAACAGGCAGAGAACAAGGAGAACATTGAAGGAACACAGGACACTGTGGAGCACTCGGCGTCCAGCTCAGCACCAG GTTTCATCAGAAGCACACAGCCGACAGGCGGGTCCCCCGCACTGCCCCGCAAGCAGAGGGACAAGtcccccagcagcctcctggagGATGCCAAAGAGACCACGTTCACCAGGGACAGGAAAGGGGGCTTCTTCAGCTCCTTTATGAAGAAGAGGAATGCTCCCACGCCTCCCAAGCGCAGCAGTTCCTTCCGGGAGATGGAGAACCAGCCCCACAAGAAATACGAGCTGACGGGTAACTTTTCCTCTGTTGCCTCCTTGCAGCACGTGGATGGGTTCTCCTTTGCTCCCGCGCAGCAGGACACGAGCCTGGCACCCCCCAAGTGCTACGGAGGGGGCTTTGTGCAGAGGACCTTCTACAGCGAGGATGGCACTgggcccagcagtgctgggggtgtGAGCACTGGTGGAGGGTGGTCGGGCATCACTGGCTTCTTTACGCCACGCTTGATTAAAAAGACACTGGGTTTACGAGCAGGAAAACCCACTGGCAATGAAGAAGCTTCAAAGCCTTTTCCAAGGTCAAACTCTACATCTTCCATGTCCTCAGGGCTTCCAGAGCAGGATAGGATGGCAATGACCCTTCCCAGAAATTCCCAGAGGTCAAAAATTCAGCTGGAACGGACTGTGTCCACCTCCTCTCAGCCCGAAGAGAGCACGGCGAGGGCCAGTGACCTGATTCCCAAAAGGTTTGAAGAAGGCCCTGCTTTGACCAGAGAGAGACCAAAAGCAAAACTCTTGCCAAGGGGTGCCACAGCACTCCCTTTCCGAACTCCCTCCGCAGCGGAAGAAAAGGAGGGTCCAGGGCTAGCGGCAGCTCCtaagggcaaagaaaaaaacagtggcCCACGACAAGGGGCCCTTGAGGATGGCGAGAGGACAGGGTGGTCATCTCCGGTAAAGGCTGCAGCAATACTTCCAACCACTCATAACCACAAAGTGCCAGTCCTAATCTCACCCACTCTAAAACACACTCCAGCAGACGTGCAGCTCATTGGCACAGACTCTCAGGGTAATAAATTTAAGCTCTTATCTGAGCATCAGGTCACTTCTTCCGGCGACAGGGACCGGCCCAGACGGGTAAAACCAAAGTGTGCTCCACCTCCACCACCAGTGATGCGGCTCCCGCAACAGCCAGCTGCCTGCTCGGATGCAGCAGAAGAGCTGAGCAGCGCGGCGGGAGCGCAGCACGGACTGGAACTGAGCGAAGGGAGtaagaaggcagcagcagcagcagcagcacctgttGGTGGAAAATCTGGGAGGCCCGTGATGCCTCCGCCTCAAGTGCCTCTGTCATCGTCTTCCACCTCCCCAGTGAAAATGGCCAACGGCACGGCTGGCACCAAGGTAGCGCTGAGAAAGACCAAGCAGGTGGCCGAGAAAATCTCCGCAGACAAGATCAGCAAGGAGGCGCTGCTGGAGTGTGCGGATCTGCTCTCGAGCGCCATCGCCGAGCCCACGCCCAACAGCCAGCTGGTGGACACGGGGCACCAGCTGCTGGATTACTGCTCAGGCTACGTGGACTGCATCCCGCACACGCGCAACAAATTTGCCTTCCGGGAAGCCGTGAGCAAACTGGAACtcagcctgcaggagctgcaggtgtcCTCGACAGCTGCTGGCGTCCCTGGGGCAAACCCCGTCCTTAATAACTTATTGTCATGTGTCCAAGAAATCAGTGATGTGGTGCAAAGGTAG
- the ABL2 gene encoding tyrosine-protein kinase ABL2 isoform X1 — MGQQVGRVGEPGAGLQHQPPPQQQQPRGLRGSSAARPAGRRREAAGRSAEGGFNVFTQHEALHRPYGCEVEPQALNEAIRWSSKENLLGATESDPNLFVALYDFVASGDNTLSITKGEKLCVLGYNQNGEWSEVRSKNGQGWVPSNYITPVNSLEKHSWYHGPVSRSAAEYLLSSLINGSFLVRESESSPGQLSISLRYEGRVYHYRINTTSDGKVYVTAESRFSTLAELVHHHSTVADGLVTTLHYPAPKCNKPTVYGVSPIHDKWEMERTDITMKHKLGGGQYGEVYVGVWKKYNLTVAVKTLKEDTMEVEEFLKEAAVMKEIKHPNLVQLLGVCTLEPPFYIVTEYMPYGNLLDYLRECNREEVSAVVLLYMATQISSAMEYLEKKNFIHRDLAARNCLVGENHVVKVADFGLSRLMTGDTYTAHAGAKFPIKWTAPESLAYNTFSIKSDVWAFGVLLWEIATYGMSPYPGIDLSQVYDLLEKGYRMEQPEGCPPKVYELMRACWKWNPPDRPSFAETHQAFETMFHDSSISEEVAEELGRTASSSSIVPYLPRLPMLPSKTRTLKKQAENKENIEGTQDTVEHSASSSAPGFIRSTQPTGGSPALPRKQRDKSPSSLLEDAKETTFTRDRKGGFFSSFMKKRNAPTPPKRSSSFREMENQPHKKYELTGNFSSVASLQHVDGFSFAPAQQDTSLAPPKCYGGGFVQRTFYSEDGTGPSSAGGVSTGGGWSGITGFFTPRLIKKTLGLRAGKPTGNEEASKPFPRSNSTSSMSSGLPEQDRMAMTLPRNSQRSKIQLERTVSTSSQPEESTARASDLIPKRFEEGPALTRERPKAKLLPRGATALPFRTPSAAEEKEGPGLAAAPKGKEKNSGPRQGALEDGERTGWSSPVKAAAILPTTHNHKVPVLISPTLKHTPADVQLIGTDSQGNKFKLLSEHQVTSSGDRDRPRRVKPKCAPPPPPVMRLPQQPAACSDAAEELSSAAGAQHGLELSEGSKKAAAAAAAPVGGKSGRPVMPPPQVPLSSSSTSPVKMANGTAGTKVALRKTKQVAEKISADKISKEALLECADLLSSAIAEPTPNSQLVDTGHQLLDYCSGYVDCIPHTRNKFAFREAVSKLELSLQELQVSSTAAGVPGANPVLNNLLSCVQEISDVVQR; from the exons AGGCCCTGCACCGCCCCTACGGTTGCGAAGTCGAGCCCCAGGCACTGAACGAAGCCATCAGATGGAGCTCCAAGGAGAACCTGCTTGGAGCCACTGAGAGCGATCCCAATCTCTTTGTTGCACTTTACGATTTTGTAGCAAGTGGTGACAACACACTCAGCATCACCAAAG GTGAGAAGTTGTGCGTCCTGGGCTACAACCAGAATGGCGAATGGAGCGAGGTACGTTCGAAGAATGGGCAGGGCTGGGTACCAAGCAACTACATCACTCCAGTGAACAGCCTGGAGAAGCACTCGTGGTACCACGGGCCAGTGTCCCGCAGTGCAGCCGAGTACCTGCTGAGCAGCCTCATCAACGGCAGCTTCCTGGTGCGGGAGAGCgagagcagcccagggcagtTGTCCATCTCGCTCAGGTACGAAGGACGCGTTTACCACTACAGGATCAACACCACCTCGGATGGCAAG GTCTATGTGACGGCAGAAAGCCGTTTCAGCACCCTGGCAGAGCTCGTGCACCATCACTCGACGGTGGCAGACGGGCTGGTGACAACTCTGCACTACCCAGCACCCAAGTGCAATAAGCCCACGGTGTACGGAGTGTCCCCCATCCACGACAAGTGGGAGATGGAGCGCACCGACATCACCATGAAGCACAAGCTCGGGGGAGGGCAGTATGGAGAGGTCTACGTGGGGGTCTGGAAGAAATACAATCTCACAGTGGCTGTGAAAACGTTAAAG GAAGATACCATGGAGGTGGAGGAGTTCTTGAAAGAAGCAGCTGTGATGAAGGAGATCAAGCACCCCAATCTAGTGCAGTTGTTAG GTGTGTGCACCCTGGAGCCCCCCTTCTACATTGTGACGGAGTACATGCCCTACGGGAACCTGCTCGACTACCTGCGGGAGTGCAACCGCGAGGAGGTCAGTGCTGTCGTGCTGCTCTACATGGCCACCCAGATCTCCTCTGCCATGGAATACCTGGAGAAGAAGAACTTCATTCACAG GGACCTGGCAGCACGGAACTGCTTAGTTGGAGAAAACCACGTGGTGAAGGTGGCTGACTTTGGCTTAAGTCGACTCATGACGGGTGATACCTACACAGCCCATGCTGGGGCCAAGTTCCCAATCAAATGGACAGCTCCCGAGAGCCTGGCCTACAACACCTTTTCAATCAAATCAGATGTGTGGG CCTTTGGGGTGCTGTTATGGGAAATTGCTACCTATGGGATGTCACCGTACCCAGGCATTGACCTCTCTCAGGTGTATGATCTGCTGGAAAAGGGCTATCGGATGGAGCAGCCAGAGGGGTGCCCTCCCAAGGTGTATGAACTGATGAGGGCAT GCTGGAAGTGGAACCCACCAGACCGACCTTCCTTTGCTGAGACCCACCAGGCTTTTGAAACCATGTTTCATGACTCGAGCATCTCAGAGG aggTAGCAGAGGAGCTTGGAAGAACAGCTTCATCCTCATCCATAGTTCCTTACCTGCCCCGCTTACCCATGCTTCCCTCCAAGACGAGAACCCTGAAGAAACAGGCAGAGAACAAGGAGAACATTGAAGGAACACAGGACACTGTGGAGCACTCGGCGTCCAGCTCAGCACCAG GTTTCATCAGAAGCACACAGCCGACAGGCGGGTCCCCCGCACTGCCCCGCAAGCAGAGGGACAAGtcccccagcagcctcctggagGATGCCAAAGAGACCACGTTCACCAGGGACAGGAAAGGGGGCTTCTTCAGCTCCTTTATGAAGAAGAGGAATGCTCCCACGCCTCCCAAGCGCAGCAGTTCCTTCCGGGAGATGGAGAACCAGCCCCACAAGAAATACGAGCTGACGGGTAACTTTTCCTCTGTTGCCTCCTTGCAGCACGTGGATGGGTTCTCCTTTGCTCCCGCGCAGCAGGACACGAGCCTGGCACCCCCCAAGTGCTACGGAGGGGGCTTTGTGCAGAGGACCTTCTACAGCGAGGATGGCACTgggcccagcagtgctgggggtgtGAGCACTGGTGGAGGGTGGTCGGGCATCACTGGCTTCTTTACGCCACGCTTGATTAAAAAGACACTGGGTTTACGAGCAGGAAAACCCACTGGCAATGAAGAAGCTTCAAAGCCTTTTCCAAGGTCAAACTCTACATCTTCCATGTCCTCAGGGCTTCCAGAGCAGGATAGGATGGCAATGACCCTTCCCAGAAATTCCCAGAGGTCAAAAATTCAGCTGGAACGGACTGTGTCCACCTCCTCTCAGCCCGAAGAGAGCACGGCGAGGGCCAGTGACCTGATTCCCAAAAGGTTTGAAGAAGGCCCTGCTTTGACCAGAGAGAGACCAAAAGCAAAACTCTTGCCAAGGGGTGCCACAGCACTCCCTTTCCGAACTCCCTCCGCAGCGGAAGAAAAGGAGGGTCCAGGGCTAGCGGCAGCTCCtaagggcaaagaaaaaaacagtggcCCACGACAAGGGGCCCTTGAGGATGGCGAGAGGACAGGGTGGTCATCTCCGGTAAAGGCTGCAGCAATACTTCCAACCACTCATAACCACAAAGTGCCAGTCCTAATCTCACCCACTCTAAAACACACTCCAGCAGACGTGCAGCTCATTGGCACAGACTCTCAGGGTAATAAATTTAAGCTCTTATCTGAGCATCAGGTCACTTCTTCCGGCGACAGGGACCGGCCCAGACGGGTAAAACCAAAGTGTGCTCCACCTCCACCACCAGTGATGCGGCTCCCGCAACAGCCAGCTGCCTGCTCGGATGCAGCAGAAGAGCTGAGCAGCGCGGCGGGAGCGCAGCACGGACTGGAACTGAGCGAAGGGAGtaagaaggcagcagcagcagcagcagcacctgttGGTGGAAAATCTGGGAGGCCCGTGATGCCTCCGCCTCAAGTGCCTCTGTCATCGTCTTCCACCTCCCCAGTGAAAATGGCCAACGGCACGGCTGGCACCAAGGTAGCGCTGAGAAAGACCAAGCAGGTGGCCGAGAAAATCTCCGCAGACAAGATCAGCAAGGAGGCGCTGCTGGAGTGTGCGGATCTGCTCTCGAGCGCCATCGCCGAGCCCACGCCCAACAGCCAGCTGGTGGACACGGGGCACCAGCTGCTGGATTACTGCTCAGGCTACGTGGACTGCATCCCGCACACGCGCAACAAATTTGCCTTCCGGGAAGCCGTGAGCAAACTGGAACtcagcctgcaggagctgcaggtgtcCTCGACAGCTGCTGGCGTCCCTGGGGCAAACCCCGTCCTTAATAACTTATTGTCATGTGTCCAAGAAATCAGTGATGTGGTGCAAAGGTAG